Proteins from a single region of Hymenobacter aquaticus:
- a CDS encoding xanthine dehydrogenase family protein molybdopterin-binding subunit, which translates to MKAQDKQIGAPMNRVDGRLKVTGGAKYSAEYELPNMAYAVLVGSTIAKGRLTSIDTKAAEKAPGVLAVITHFNSPKVPGFDTAGKDPSQPATVGGPLKIFKDDKIRFNDQPIAVVVAHSWEQARFAARLVKGQYAQEKHKTNLEASTAEAFLPAAAKKNPKNPMNDYQRGQVDAYKTGAIKLEQEYVIPTEVHHPMELQAITAHWEAPDRLTIYDKTQGTMATRRDFAKEWNLPEENVKVIATFVGGAFGNALHSWPHESAAIIAAKVVNRPVKLMLTREQMFTNVGYRPYTWQKLGMSATPDGKITAITHESIGQTSTYEEFTESTLAQTRMMYQASNVTTRYRLASLDVCSPIWMRGPGEATGAFALESAMDEMAFMLNLDPLEFRLRNYTDKDPEKDKPWSTKFLKECYQLGADRIGWNKRQLKPGSLRDGEWLIGYGMGVGTFGAHRGAATVGAQLLPDGTVLLRCATTDIGPGTGTVMTQIAADTLGLAPEKIRFELGNSSFPKAGTQGGSSTVNSVGPATQEACLALKDKLRQLASAGTPAFAAAKKEEVTLTDGYLTLSSAPSTRVSFADLVKQGGDQAVTVEAKPGSEGQQYSMYSFSVHFAEVRVHELTGEVRVSKLVSCADAGTIVNEKTAGNQMKGGAVGGIGMALMEAAHIDDRFGRYVTKDFADYHVPVHADSPTVEVAFVNKPDPYVNALGTKGIGEIAIIGVAPAIANAVFNATGKRVRELPITPDKLI; encoded by the coding sequence ATGAAAGCACAAGACAAGCAGATCGGGGCGCCGATGAACCGGGTGGACGGCCGCCTGAAAGTAACCGGCGGCGCCAAGTACTCGGCCGAATATGAGCTGCCCAACATGGCCTACGCCGTGCTGGTGGGCAGCACCATTGCCAAGGGCCGCCTGACGAGCATCGACACCAAGGCGGCCGAAAAGGCCCCGGGCGTGCTGGCCGTCATTACCCACTTCAACTCGCCCAAGGTGCCCGGCTTCGACACGGCCGGCAAAGACCCGAGCCAGCCGGCCACGGTGGGCGGGCCGCTGAAGATTTTCAAGGACGACAAAATCCGCTTCAACGACCAGCCCATTGCCGTGGTCGTGGCCCATTCCTGGGAGCAGGCCCGCTTTGCCGCCCGGCTGGTAAAAGGCCAGTACGCCCAGGAAAAGCACAAAACCAACCTCGAAGCCAGCACGGCAGAGGCCTTCTTGCCCGCGGCGGCCAAGAAGAACCCCAAGAACCCGATGAACGACTACCAGCGGGGCCAGGTCGACGCCTACAAGACGGGGGCCATCAAGCTGGAGCAGGAGTACGTGATTCCCACCGAGGTGCATCACCCCATGGAACTGCAGGCCATTACGGCCCACTGGGAAGCCCCCGACCGCCTCACGATTTACGACAAAACCCAGGGCACCATGGCCACCCGCCGCGACTTCGCCAAGGAGTGGAACTTGCCCGAGGAAAACGTGAAAGTCATTGCCACCTTCGTGGGCGGGGCTTTCGGCAACGCATTGCACAGCTGGCCCCACGAGTCGGCCGCCATTATTGCCGCCAAGGTGGTGAACCGGCCCGTGAAGCTGATGCTGACCCGGGAGCAAATGTTTACCAACGTGGGCTACCGGCCCTACACCTGGCAGAAGCTGGGCATGAGCGCCACGCCCGACGGTAAAATCACGGCCATCACCCACGAGTCCATCGGCCAGACCTCGACCTACGAGGAATTCACCGAGTCGACGCTGGCCCAGACGCGCATGATGTACCAAGCCTCCAACGTGACGACGCGCTACCGCCTGGCTTCGCTGGACGTATGCTCCCCGATCTGGATGCGCGGCCCGGGCGAGGCTACCGGCGCGTTTGCCCTGGAGTCGGCTATGGATGAAATGGCGTTCATGCTGAACCTGGACCCTCTAGAATTTCGCCTGCGCAACTACACCGACAAGGACCCGGAGAAAGACAAGCCCTGGAGCACCAAGTTTCTGAAGGAGTGCTACCAGTTGGGGGCCGACCGAATTGGCTGGAATAAGCGCCAGCTCAAGCCCGGCTCCCTGCGCGACGGGGAGTGGCTGATTGGCTACGGCATGGGCGTGGGCACGTTTGGGGCCCACCGCGGCGCGGCCACCGTGGGCGCCCAGTTGCTGCCCGACGGCACCGTGCTGCTGCGCTGCGCCACCACCGATATCGGCCCCGGCACGGGCACCGTGATGACGCAGATTGCGGCCGACACGCTGGGCCTCGCACCGGAGAAAATCCGGTTTGAGCTGGGCAACTCGTCGTTTCCCAAGGCCGGTACGCAGGGTGGCTCGTCCACGGTAAACAGCGTGGGGCCGGCCACCCAGGAGGCGTGCCTAGCCCTGAAAGACAAGCTGCGCCAATTGGCCAGCGCGGGCACCCCGGCTTTTGCCGCGGCCAAAAAGGAAGAAGTGACGCTTACGGATGGTTACCTAACCCTGAGCAGCGCCCCAAGCACCCGCGTCTCCTTCGCCGACCTAGTGAAACAAGGCGGCGACCAAGCCGTGACGGTGGAAGCCAAGCCGGGCTCAGAAGGCCAGCAGTACTCGATGTACTCGTTTTCGGTGCACTTTGCCGAGGTTCGGGTGCACGAGCTGACCGGCGAAGTGCGGGTCAGCAAGCTCGTGTCGTGCGCCGACGCGGGTACCATTGTGAACGAGAAAACCGCCGGCAACCAGATGAAGGGCGGGGCCGTGGGCGGCATTGGCATGGCCCTTATGGAAGCAGCCCACATCGACGACCGGTTCGGGCGCTACGTCACCAAGGACTTCGCCGACTACCACGTGCCCGTCCACGCCGACTCGCCCACTGTGGAAGTGGCTTTCGTAAACAAGCCCGACCCGTACGTCAACGCGCTGGGCACGAAAGGCATCGGCGAAATTGCCATCATCGGCGTGGCCCCGGCCATTGCCAACGCCGTGTTCAACGCCACCGGCAAGCGGGTGCGGGAGCTGCCGATTACGCCGGACAAGCTGATTTGA
- a CDS encoding FAD binding domain-containing protein, with product MNQFQYVRPTKAQAAIEAVAKDANATFIAGGTNLVDLMKRGIATPQKLVDINRLPLARIDHDPGKLRIGALALNSAVADDKQVRERQPLLALALNAGASAQLRNMATVGGNMLQRTRCSYFYDLTMPCNKREPGSGCGALEGINRMHAIFGFSDKCIAVHPSDMSVALVALDATVLVTGPKGERTIPFADFHRLPGDTPEKDTNLERGELITAVDIPDGPFTKHVHYQKVRERASYAFALLSVAAALDIENNTIKAARLAMGGVAHKPWRLTAAEQSLVGKPATEATFRQAAEVAMQGAKAFKHNAYKLKLAPNTIIQALKTAAAA from the coding sequence ATGAACCAGTTTCAGTACGTACGCCCCACCAAGGCCCAGGCGGCCATCGAGGCCGTCGCCAAGGACGCCAACGCCACCTTCATTGCCGGCGGCACCAACCTGGTGGATCTGATGAAGCGCGGCATTGCCACGCCCCAGAAGCTGGTCGACATCAACCGCCTGCCCCTGGCCCGCATCGACCACGACCCGGGCAAGCTGCGCATCGGGGCCCTGGCCCTGAACTCGGCCGTGGCCGACGACAAGCAGGTGCGGGAGCGGCAGCCGCTGCTGGCTTTAGCCCTGAACGCCGGAGCCTCGGCCCAGCTGCGCAACATGGCCACCGTGGGCGGCAACATGCTGCAGCGCACCCGCTGCTCCTACTTCTACGACCTGACCATGCCCTGCAACAAGCGGGAGCCGGGCTCGGGCTGCGGCGCGCTGGAAGGCATCAACCGGATGCACGCCATTTTCGGCTTCAGCGACAAGTGCATCGCCGTACACCCCTCCGATATGAGCGTGGCCCTGGTCGCCCTCGACGCCACCGTGCTGGTGACGGGCCCTAAGGGCGAGCGGACCATTCCCTTTGCCGACTTCCACCGCCTGCCCGGCGACACGCCCGAAAAGGACACCAACCTGGAGCGGGGCGAGCTGATAACGGCCGTGGATATTCCCGACGGGCCTTTCACCAAGCACGTGCACTACCAGAAAGTGCGGGAACGGGCCTCCTACGCCTTTGCCCTGCTCTCGGTAGCCGCCGCCCTGGACATTGAGAACAACACCATCAAGGCCGCGCGGCTGGCGATGGGCGGGGTGGCCCACAAGCCCTGGCGGCTGACGGCGGCCGAGCAAAGCCTGGTGGGCAAGCCCGCCACCGAAGCCACGTTCCGGCAGGCCGCGGAAGTGGCCATGCAGGGCGCCAAGGCCTTCAAGCACAACGCCTACAAGCTCAAGCTGGCCCCCAACACCATTATTCAGGCCTTGAAAACGGCCGCGGCAGCTTAA
- a CDS encoding thioesterase family protein: MKLYFRLLWLLLTARFQPKVPVLGPCRTKFRVWPTDLDVLRHLNNGQYLILCDLARMDILVRSGLLAKIKSFAPMAVVAAETIQFSRSLELFETFEIETRALGWDHRLLYLQQQFIRHGQVIATAVVSLRFVKRKGGTADPVEVLAHAGEPTESPALPEWVRAWSQNMRELRAA; the protein is encoded by the coding sequence ATGAAGCTGTATTTCCGCCTGCTCTGGCTGCTGCTCACCGCCCGTTTCCAGCCCAAAGTGCCCGTACTGGGCCCCTGCCGCACCAAATTCCGGGTGTGGCCGACCGACCTGGACGTGCTGCGCCACCTGAACAACGGGCAGTACCTGATTCTGTGCGACCTGGCCCGCATGGACATTCTGGTTCGCTCGGGGCTGCTGGCCAAGATCAAAAGCTTCGCCCCCATGGCCGTAGTGGCCGCCGAAACCATTCAGTTCAGCCGTTCGCTGGAGCTGTTCGAAACCTTTGAAATCGAAACCCGGGCCCTGGGCTGGGACCACCGGCTGCTGTATTTGCAGCAGCAATTCATCCGCCACGGGCAGGTAATAGCCACGGCCGTGGTGAGCCTGCGGTTTGTGAAGCGCAAGGGCGGCACCGCCGACCCGGTGGAAGTGCTGGCTCACGCCGGCGAGCCGACCGAGTCGCCGGCGCTGCCGGAATGGGTACGGGCCTGGAGCCAGAACATGCGGGAGCTGCGGGCCGCGTAG